The DNA sequence TGACGCGGCCGGCCGGCAAGGGGATACCGAGTCCGCCGGCCTCGGTGTTCTCCAGCGTGAGGCGCACGCGGGCCTTGGCCGGAAGATCCGGGTCGGGATGGCGGAACGGCGCGACGCCCTCTTCCAGCCGGAACGTCCGCGTGATCGGCACGGCGCGCTCTCCCGAGAGGAGCACGCGCGCCTGATCGTCGCGCTCCAGGGTCATGCGCTGGGGCAGCCTGAACAGGTAGCGCACCGCGAAGCGTTCGGGCGCCACGTCGGCCGCCTCGGCTCCCGCCATGCCGGGCGCCATCGTCCGCATGGGCATGGGCGGCGGGAATCCGCCGCCGCGCCGCGTCGCCCCGGCGACGAGCGTCACGCTGGCGTCGCGGTAGGTCAGGCCAGAGCCGTTGCTCATCGCGGCCCACTGCGAGAGGTGGCCCGCACCCTGCCTGACGTCGGTCGTCAGCGTGTACTCGCACGACCAGCCGAGCTGTCCGGCGAGATACGAGGCCGTCGCGGTGCCGCTCCAGGCGTGGCCCGCTCGCACGAGGAAGTCGAGCGCGGGACGCACCGCCAGGGCGCCGTGGCCAGGCAAGATCACGGTGCCCGGCGGCTCGGTATAGAGGCGATCTCCCACCTGGAACAGCGGGCCCGCCGGCGTCATCCGCAAGATGCCCGCCAGCGTCTGCGACGCCTCGGCCGAGAAGACCTCCACCCGCTGGCCGTCGAAGCGATCCAGCAAGCGCTCCCGGTTTGCCGCGTCGTTGCGAAAGCGGACGCCTGCCACGGTCCCGGGGGCCTCGAATAGAGCGCCGCGAGGGTCGGTCGTGGTGGCGACCCCCTCGAAGCGGGCGACCTGCGCGCCCGCGACCAGGGTCACGGGACGGGCGTCGGACACGAGGCCCCAGCCGTCCGAGTAGAGCGTGAGCCCGACGTCCGATCCGGTCGCGCCAGCCGCCAGGAGGGGCGAGTGGGCCCAGTCGGCGGCGGCCTCCCCGCCAGGGAAGCCAGGCGGGGAGGCCGGCTGCGCCCCGCACGCCGAAGTCGCGCCGGCACCACCGGCGATGCAAGCGACCAGGCCACGCCAGCCAGCCATCCTCAGCCTCCCGCCGTTCCGGGAAACAGTCTGGAAGACCCGCCCCCGGGGTCCAAGGGCGGGATGGACCACTATAATGGGCTGTTCGGACGGCTGGAGGAGACATGCAAGGCGCGGCGATTCGCGAGCGGTTCAGCGCTTTCTTCAAGGCGCGCGGCCACCTGCTCGTGCCGAGCGCGCCCCTGGTGGCCGAGGACGACACCGGGGTCCTGCTCACCACCGCGGGCATGCTGCCGTTCAAGAAGGTCTTCATGGGCCTCCAGGCTCCGCCCCACCCGCGGGTCGTCTCGATCCAGAAGTGTTTCCGCACCAGCGACCTCGACCAGGTGGGCCTCACCGTGCGGCACCATACTTTCTTCGAGATGCTGGGCTGCTTCGCGTTCGCCAGCTACTTCAAGCCCGAGATCATCGGCTGGGCGTGGGAGTTCTTAACCCGGGAGCTCGGGATTCCGCCCGAGCGGCTCTGGGTGTCGGTCCACGAGGACGACGGCGAAGCGCTGGAGCTGTGGCGGCACCAGGGCGTGCCGGCGGAGCGCGCCATTCGCTTGTGGGGCGACGAGAGCTTCTGGGACAGCGGCGCCACGGGGCCGTGCGGGCCATGCTCCGAGATATGGTTCGACCGCGGGCCGGAAGCCGGCTGCGGCAAGGCCGAGTGCGGCTTGCGGTGCGGCTGCGATCGTTTCGTCGAGCTCTGGAACCTGGTGTTCATGCAGTTCGACCGCGACGAGCAGGGAGCGCTGTCGAGCCTGCCCGACCGCAACATCGACACCGGCATGGGCCTCGAGCGCCTCGCGATGGTCCTGCAGGGCGTGTCCTCGACGTTCGAGACCGACCTCCTGCGGCCGCTGGTCGATCACGCCGCGGCGCTGTCGGGCATCGCGTACGGGACGCGCGACCGCTCGGACGTGTCGCTGCGCGTTCTGGCCGATCACGGGCGGGCCGCGGCGCTCCTGCTGGCCGACGGCGTGGTGCCGGGCAACGAGGGGCGCGGCTACGTGCTGCGGCGCGTCATCCGCCGCAGCATCCGGCATGGCCGCCTGCTGGGCCTCACCGAGCCCTTCCTGGCCGATCTGGCGAGCAGGGCGATCGCGCTCTACGCCCACTACCCGGAGCTCCCGGCCAACCGCGACCGCGTCCTCGAGGCGCTCGGCGAGGAAGAACGCCGCTTCCACCTGATTCTCGCGCAGGGCATGCAGCGCTTCGCCCAGGCCCTGCACGAGCATCGCGGCGCGAAGACCTTGCCGGGCGAAGTGGCGTTCGAACTCCTGGACACACACGGCTTCCCGCTGGATCTCACGATCGAGCTGGCCCGCGACCACGGCATGACCGTGGACCTGGTGGACG is a window from the Candidatus Tanganyikabacteria bacterium genome containing:
- a CDS encoding DUF4139 domain-containing protein, whose amino-acid sequence is MAGWRGLVACIAGGAGATSACGAQPASPPGFPGGEAAADWAHSPLLAAGATGSDVGLTLYSDGWGLVSDARPVTLVAGAQVARFEGVATTTDPRGALFEAPGTVAGVRFRNDAANRERLLDRFDGQRVEVFSAEASQTLAGILRMTPAGPLFQVGDRLYTEPPGTVILPGHGALAVRPALDFLVRAGHAWSGTATASYLAGQLGWSCEYTLTTDVRQGAGHLSQWAAMSNGSGLTYRDASVTLVAGATRRGGGFPPPMPMRTMAPGMAGAEAADVAPERFAVRYLFRLPQRMTLERDDQARVLLSGERAVPITRTFRLEEGVAPFRHPDPDLPAKARVRLTLENTEAGGLGIPLPAGRVTVYTPDARGRRQLAGESAIPDTPVDQRILLDMGEAFDVTARRTQTSFTEYPDAKEIGYRSQLRNQTDAAVTVEVYENIPGDWRLLAAS
- the alaS gene encoding alanine--tRNA ligase; this encodes MQGAAIRERFSAFFKARGHLLVPSAPLVAEDDTGVLLTTAGMLPFKKVFMGLQAPPHPRVVSIQKCFRTSDLDQVGLTVRHHTFFEMLGCFAFASYFKPEIIGWAWEFLTRELGIPPERLWVSVHEDDGEALELWRHQGVPAERAIRLWGDESFWDSGATGPCGPCSEIWFDRGPEAGCGKAECGLRCGCDRFVELWNLVFMQFDRDEQGALSSLPDRNIDTGMGLERLAMVLQGVSSTFETDLLRPLVDHAAALSGIAYGTRDRSDVSLRVLADHGRAAALLLADGVVPGNEGRGYVLRRVIRRSIRHGRLLGLTEPFLADLASRAIALYAHYPELPANRDRVLEALGEEERRFHLILAQGMQRFAQALHEHRGAKTLPGEVAFELLDTHGFPLDLTIELARDHGMTVDLVDVQRRLDEQRARARNAQRPPGLLDHVRLRTALATQYVGHATVREQVKVLEVFRAGDRWGVVTDRTPFHPEGGGQQADRGWLGVHRVEDVRTLGACIVHLLAAGEEPPPEGKTLAAQVDEERRAGLARHHTATHLLGHALRQVLGAHAQQAGSEIREDGLRFDFRFPRALTPDELRAVEDLMNREIWRDLPVSAAETTLAEARAARALELPGERYGDRVRVVEISGASRELCDGSHARTTGAVGTVALVRETGVAAGVRRIEAAAGPAALAHFRSLRTALDATAAVMKVAPSEVPARAGRLLERLRGEERLRGAAERLLGAYLQGATGPRDALVKILLDPLPPELLASLAGKLAAPGRAVVVAGVAGGRAAAIASV